The Nostoc sp. NIES-3756 DNA window ACTAGGTTGAGCAACATATACATTAAACGGGTTGAGAGTTACAAATAGCCTAGCATCCATCACCATTGCACTTGCCCCATACTGGACGCAAATCTCTGGGTTAGGTGCTTTGGTATCGATAAATTCACGGGAAGCCACATTCGATGGTGATAATGTGGTTGTGGAGCTAAAAGCAATGCCAATGCCAATTCCTAGTACAAACACACCTCCTAAAATCGCAATAGTGAACAAGTTAAACATGGAGGATATGGAATTAGGAGATTTAGGTGTAGTAGCCGTTCTACCAGTAGATTTACGTCTCATTATTGCTTTATAACCTTCACGCCTGAAAAAGCCAGGAGAGTTTATATAGTAATTAAGTTATCAGTTATTAATGTCAGAGAACCTTAATAAAATCTAGCTAATTACTAATTTAATTAGCTCTCCCTATTTCAGTATGCCGATTCTTGAGGCAATTGCCTGCAACTTCACAGACAATATTTAATATCTGGTTTTTTACCACAAAAAAATCTAAATGTCCAGTTAAGGTTGATATATAAGAATTTCTGTTCAATACTTAGGATTTAGAGGCAATAGGCTAATTGGTAAGGGACTCCGGTCGGTCTTAGACCATTGCGGTTTAAGATAGCTTTAATATCCCGATAAAATCGGCGTTTATGTTTATATAAATGAGAGGTAGAGTGATTTTTGCATAATTTGTACTTTATTCAGTACGATTAGGAGCAACTAACACAGTTTGGGATAATAACAACCTGAAGATTGCAGTTGATTGACGTAAACAGAATTTAGAAAGGCGCTGATTGTGTTACATTCTGCCAATTTCTGACTTCTATCCCTACTGACTGTCTACCTTGTAGTTGATGCAGTAAGTGTTGTGGCACAAGTATGGTTATAGGACATTAAAGCCTGTTCCCTTACCTCAGTTTGATGCACTTGTGCATTCCTCAATCAACAGCCTTTTGGTTGTCATTGTCCTCAATAGAGAACCTCAACTGTCAAAATTTATGGAAGTGAAAATGCAAGAACCAGAATTTACCCAAACCCAGCCCAAAGAGGCAACAGTGCCAGATATCAACACTCAAGCAGGAACTATTACCAAACTCCAGCCTCCTGTGCAGTCCCAAGAAGAATGGCGCAAATACGGAGAACAAGTTTCTGACTTCTTAGCAACTCTCCCCGACTACGTAGGCAACTTTTTTAATCAATACAAACAACCCTTAGTCAGCGTAGGTTTAATTGTAGGCGCAATTGTCGCAGTTAAAGTACTGTTGGCAGTTTTAGATTCTTTGAATGATATCCCTTTAGTAGCACCAACATTTGAATTGATTGGTATCGGTTACTCTGCTTGGTTCGTTTACCGCTACTTATTGAAAGCTTCAACCAGACAAGAACTAACCAACGAAATCACTACTCTTAAATCTCAAGTCGTTGGTCAAGATGGTAACGAAGTATAATTCGTAATTCGTAATGGGCTACGCCCCGCTACGCTAACGTAATTCGTAATTATGAATTACGAAAGTTACACAAACAGAGTCTGCCTTTTTTATACAAAAAATGGCCAAGCAAAACTATGCTTGGCCATTTTTTGACTGCTTTGTCCTTGTCAGTTGTTTTTGTTTAGTCTCAAGCCTTCTTACTCAGGCTGAACAGTCAACAGTCAACCGTGAGTACTCATAACACTCTCAAAATGCTAGGAATGGTGTCAATTGCTGGCAGACTCTTAATTTCTGCTAGTGCTTGGCGAAATTCACCTTCTCTGACATCGTGAGTCACAACTACAATTTCTGCTAGTTCTCCCTGGAAACCAGTTTGGACTATAGATTCTATACTCACGCCGTGATTACCGAAGCAAGTACCCAGTTGCCCAATGACACCAGCTTGGTCTTTGGTAAGGAAGCGGGCGTAAAATCTGCTTGAGAGGTCGCTGATGGGGGCAATTTGGCTATAGTTTTCGTGTCTACAGGTTAATAGAGGATTAGGGGCTGTGGTATTGCTTTTCAACGCTGCAACCAGGCTCAAAATATCTGAGGTGACGGCGCTGGCTGTTGCACCCGCACCCGCACCAGGGCCAAAAAACATTACCTGACCGATGGGTTCGCCTTCTACAAGAATGGCATTATACACGCCGTTAATGCTGGCTAGGGGATGGGCTTTGGGTACAAAGGTCGGATGAACCCTGACAGATAGTTGGGTGGTATCGTTAGCCTGATTTTTGGCGATCGCTAATAATTTAATCACATATCCCAATTTTTCAGCATAGGCGATATCTGTCTTACTAACTTGGCGAATCCCCTCACAATAGACATCTTGGAGGTTAATCCGCCCATCAAAAGCTAAGGATGCGAGAATGGCAATTTTATCTGCTGCATCTAAGCCGTCTACGTCAGCCGTAGGGTCAGCTTCTGCGTAACCCAAGCGTTGGGCATCAGCTAGCACATCCTCGAAATCGCTACCCTCAGTCTGCATCCGGGTGAGGATGTAGTTAGTTGTGCCGTTAACAATCCCTGTGACTGTATGAAGCCGGTTGACACTCAAAGCCTGCTTCAATGGCTGAATCACCGGAATCCCACCACCAACGGCAGCTTCTAGCATGACATAAACCCCGGCGTTGTTGGCAGCAGTGAATATTTCTGCCCCAAACCGAGCGATCGCCGCCTTATTGGCTGTGACTACGTGCTTACCATTTTTGATGGCTTGGAGAATCAGCGATCGCGCTGGTTCCAAACCCCCCATGACCTCAACAACAATATCTACTTCTGGGTCATTGACAATTGATTTTAAATCTGTAGTAATAACTGCCGATGGTAATTGTACCTCACGGGGTTTATCAGGCGATCGAACTCCTACCCGATATATTTCTATCTCTTGCAGCAAAGGGTGACGACCAACAGCATCTTGTAGCAGTTGCACCGTCCCCGTTCCTACCGTACCTAATCCTAAGATTCCCAGCTTTACACCCACAAACTTTCTACCAAATTTAGTTTTAAGTGCTGAGTCCTGGTAAAGACGTACATCTGTACATCCCTACCTCAGCTATTTATATACAAAAACAATTGTAGGGTCGGCACTGCCCACCCTACAAATTGATTAATTTTGTTAGTTCTTCACCAATAGCCCTAGCCTTTTTAACTATGGACTAATGACTAATGACTAATGACTAAATTAATATGTTTCAACGTGCCAACGACCAGCTTTCTTGAGGTCTTTTTGGTAGCTACTCCAGGTAACACCTTCTTTAGCAGCCGCAGCAGTTAAAGCAGCGTCAATACCGTCTTCCATACCGCGTAAACCGCAGATGTAGGTGTGGGTTTTCTCATTCTTGATCAATGCCCACAGTTCATCAGCATGTTCTGCTACACGGTCTTGGATGTACATTCTACCACCTTGGGGGTTCTTTTGTTCCCGGCTGATGGCGTAGGTGAGGCGGAAGTTATCAGGATATTTTTGTTGAATTTCTTCCAGTTCTTCTTTATAAAGGATATTGGGAGTTGTGGGAACGCCAAAGATTAACCAAGAGAACCCTTTGAATTGATAGTCTGAGTTAGCAGCTCTTTCTGCATCCTTAAACATTCGCCACAGGTAAGCCCGCATAGGCGCAATACCAGTACCAGTTGCCATCATAATGACATTGGCTTCAGGGTCGTCGGGTAATAACATTTCTTTACCCACAGGCCCAGTAATCTTTACTTCGTCGCCTGGTTTAATTTGAGTCAGGTATGTAGAACAAACACCGTAGACTATCTCTCCACTTTCTGGATGCTTGTACTCTAATTGACGGACGCACAAGGAGATGGTTTTATCATCTACATCATCGCCGTGACGAGTTGAGGCGATTGAGTAGAGTCTCAGTTTTTCAGGCTTGCCATTCTTATCCAAACCTGGGGGGATAATACCAATACTTTGACCTTCGATGTACTTTAAGTTACCTTCAGACAGATCAAATTTAATGTGTTGAACAATACCAATCCCATCTTCTTGTACCAATGGATCATTAGAAATCACCTTACCAATAAAGGGGGCATTGGGACGGTAAGTATTCACAGGAACATCAGCGTGTTTGGCTTTCGCTTGAGTCATGGTGTTGCCTTTTTTGTCTTTTTTCTTAGACTTTTCTTCAGCAGGTGGTTCAGAGACACCTTTAGTTTGGATATCTGTTGTTACAGGTGTGGCTTTACCATTCTCAGTGTTAGCAGCTTTGCCATTGACTTGTTCTAGTATGTTGGCAGGTTGAATGCTAACAATTTTGCCGCCTAGTCGAGTGATACGCTGCATTTCTTGATTCATGCGGTTGTAAGGCACTCTGATGAACACACTGCCACTTTTACGAATTGGGTAGTTTGTTTGATCAGTTTCTTCGTTCTGACGTAGACCCACCACTTCGTAAACGAAGATACGGCTACCTGATTCTATGCTGGCAGCACTCTCAAAAGCACCTTGATTAGACATTCCTTCTACCACTCCGATCTTTAACTTAAGAGTTTCTCAAAAAAAGTTTTTCTCGTCACAAACCAGCTTCAGTTTATCGAATTTTTCGTCACCAAAACTAGCATTCAGAGAAATTTGCATTATCAATTAATGCCTCGCTTGGAACACTCTCCTCAAGACGTGCAGGTATGGTAAGAAACACACCTATTCACCTTCTAAGTTAGAAGATAAGTCTCCTGGAGAATGTTAATAATGAGTCAATTTAATCTTTTCTTCGTAAACTTATACTCCTACCGGGAAAGAGTAATACGTGCTGTTAGCAGTAGCAGAAACTTATCTGCGTACTGAGTCTTGAGTCTTGGATTCAAGTGCATTTAGCAAACATTAACGCTTTCGGGGAGACTTGTTACAAGTAGATACATAAATTAAGTTTTACTTGATGTGTAGCATCTGTCAACCTCTATTCGCTCCTTGAGATAATGTGTATATTTAAGGTTATCTGTCTATGTCAGCTGATCCCCAAAGCTTTTTGTCCGAAATTGTGGGTTCACTCTGAGGATAGATTCAGTCGGTAATATTTCTCGCTATGTGGAGAGTATAGATTGATGAATTAGCGAAAATTTTCCTAAATTCGCTGCCAAAAAAATTTATACATTATAGACTGAATTATATAAACTCACAAAACCAATAGACGGATTCGCTACACGAATTATGGGTAGTGATTAGCGTAATTTAAAAAATCTCTACTACATCATCATGATGTTTAGTTAACCAACTCGATTCTCTTGACAACCAATATTGTATGGGATACCCCATTCTGTTAAAATCAACTATACCACTAGGATTAAATACTTACCAGCTATAAATCAAGGATATTCAGAGGATTACAGTCATTAATTTGGTTGTACGCCGTCTGATGAATCTTTAATGCTGCTGAGTAGCAAGAACGCAGGACAAACCTATGGGGTAACTCCTGGCTTCACATTCTGCTGTGTGAAAACTTATTACTTGACACATTTAGTATTTGAGGAGATTTATGACAACTAAGCCGGAACGCGTGGTACTGATTGGAGTAGCCGGAGACTCCGGGTGCGGTAAATCTACGTTTTTGCGTCGTTTGATTGATTTATTTGGTGAAGAGTTTATGACAGTCATCTGTTTAGATGACTATCATTCTTTAGACCGCAAACAACGTAAAGAAACTGGAATCACTGCACTTGACCCCAGGGCCAACAATTTTGACCTGATGTATGAGCAAATTAAAGCTCTCAAAGAAGGTCACGAAATTAACAAGCCGATTTACAACCACGAAACCGGTTTGATTGACCCACCTGAAATAGTCAAGCCAAATCATATTGTAGTGGTTGAAGGTCTGCATCCTTTATATGATGAACGGGTGCGATCGCTTCTCGATTTCAGTGTCTACTTTGATATCAGTGATGAAGTCAAAATTGCTTGGAAAATCCAGCGTGATATGGCCGAAAGGGGTCATCGCTACGAAGATGTTCTAGCGGCTATCAATTCTCGTAAGCCAGATTTCCAAAAGTATATCGAACCTCAAAGAGAATTTGCTGATGTAGTGCTGCAAGTATTGCCCACCAACTTAATTAAGGACGATACAGAGCGTAAAGTATTACGAGTACGGATGCTACAACGGGAAGGTAAAGAAGGTTTTGAACCCGCTTACTTGTTTGATGAAGGTTCAACCATCAACTGGACTCCTTGTGGACGTAAACTTACCTGTTCTTACCCAGGAATGCAGTTGTACTACGGTTCCGATGTTTACTACGGTCGTTACGTTTCCGTTCTCGAAGTAGATGGTCAATTTGACAACCTCGAAGAAGTAATTTACATCGAAACCCACCTCAGCAATACATCCACCAAGTATCAAGGTGAGTTGACTCAGTTGCTACTTCAACACCGTGAGTATCCTGGTTCTAACAACGGAACTGGTTTTTTCCAAGTATTAACAGGTTTGAAGATGCGTGCTACTTACGAACGCTTGACAGCAAAGGAAGCCAAGCTAGCAGTTCAGGTTTAATACAGCAGTGTTTGTGTCAAAACTCCTGGGGTACTTTCGAGTACCCCTTTTTTTGTGTTGGTAAAAACACTTTCTAATTATTGATAATTTCCCTAAATCAAATTTCTTCTAAAATTACTTAAACATAAAGTTATTTTTACTCATAAACGGACACACTAACTGCCTAATGTGTCAAGATGATTATGATTTCAGTAATGAGTAGCTTGGCTAAATAACTTAAATACTTAGTCGGCAAAAATACTACTACAGGGGGAATACTCTTTGTCTAGACGTTATCTATTTACCTCCGAGTCTGTTACCGAAGGTCATCCAGATAAAATCTGCGATCAAATTGCTGATACCATTTTGGATACTTTGTTAACACAAGACCCCAGCAGCCGTGTTGCAGCTGAAGTTGTGGTCAACACTGGCTTAGTGTTAATCACTGGTGAAATCACCACTAAAGCTAATGTCAATTACGCCAATATTGCCCGCAAGAAAATAGCGGAAATTGGTTACATAAATGCTGATAACGGCTTTTCTGCCAACAGTACTAGCGTGATTGTAGCTTTAGACGAACAATCACCAGACATTGCTCAAGGTGTCAACACTGCTCAAGAAACCCGCGAACAGGATAGTGAAGAACTATTCGATACAATTGGTGCTGGCGACCAAGGTATCATGTTTGGTTTCGCTTGTAACGAAACCCCAGAATTGATGCCCTTGCCCATTTGCTTGGCTCACCGCATCGCTCGCCGCTTGGCAGCTGTCCGCAAAACTGGGGAATTATCTTACCTACGTCCTGATGGCAAAACTCAAGTTACCGTTATTTACGAAGACGGTCGCCCCGTGGGTATTGATACAATTTTGATTTCCACACAACACACAGCTACCATCGGCGATATTACCGATGAAGCCGCAGTACAAGCCAAAATTAAAGAAGATTTGTGGACGGCTGTTGTTGAACCTGTGTTTGGTGACTTGGAAATTAAACCAGACCAAGATACACGCTTTTTAGTGAACCCCACTGGTAAATTTGTTATTGGTGGGCCTCAAGGCGACTCTGGTTTGACAGGACGGAAAATTATCGTTGATACCTACGGTGGTTACTCCCGACATGGCGGTGGTGCTTTTTCTGGCAAAGACCCCACAAAGGTAGACCGTTCTGCGGCTTATGCGGCTCGTTATGTAGCCAAAAATATCGTTGCTGCGGGGTTGGCTGAAAAATGCGAAGTCCAGTTAAGCTATGCAATTGGTGTAGCTAGACCAGTAAGTATTTTCTTAGATACCTTCGGTACTGGCAAGGTTGATGATGAAATTTTGTTGGAACTAGTCAAAGCCAACTTTGAACTGCGTCCAGCAGGTATTATCCATAGCTTCAACTTACGTAACTTACCAAGCGAAAGAGGCGGACGTTTTTATCAGGACATCGCGGCTTACGGACACTTGGGACGGAACGACCTAGATTTGCCTTGGGAACGTACCGATAAAGCGGATTTTTTGAAGCAAGCAGTTAGCCACGCATTATCAGGTGCAATTGCCTAAACATTTGCTCGTAGTATTCGCGTAGCGTCTGTCTACGACACGCTGCGCGAACGCAGAGAGGACTTTAGTCCTAATAATTAACTCAATAATTTTATAAGATTAAGGGAGTATTCATTACTCCCTTATTTTTGTAAGTAGAAGGACTAAATTAATCCTAACTTGAGTCGCCGGGTTTCGACTGCGCTCAACCCTCTTCTAATAAGGGTAACGAGCATTGAGCGTAGTCGAAATGCGTTTTCTAAATAATTGTGTCCACCTACTTACCTACTCCTAGACTAGCACTTACACCCTTACACCCAGTCTCAACAAACAACCTTGGTGGATAAGTCATGCTTTAGATAGTTCGAGAGAATTGCTTGTCTTGCACATGATGATAAATATCAAAGACAACAGCAACATTTCTGACTAATAATCTACCGATTTCTGTAACTTGAATATATTCACTTGAGAGATTAACTAACCCATCAGTTTTCAAGGGTTTTAATGCCTCTAATTCCTGAGCAAAATACTCATCAAAATTGATGTTATACTTCTGTTCAATTTCTGGCTTATGCAGATAAAAGTTAGACATGATGCACATAATTACGTCACGCCTGAGAATATCATCTGTTGTTAGTTTGATGCCTTTACTAACAGGTAAAGTATCACTAGCTACTGCTTGATAATACTCTTTTAAATGCTTGTGATTCTGCACGTAAGTATCATGCAGCATACTAATAGATGTCGCACCAAAACCTAACAGTTCTGTACCTGCGTGGGTAGTGTAGCCTTGGAAGTTACGTTGCAGGGTACAATTACGTTGAGCGATCGCTAATTCATCGTTAGGTTTGGCAAAATGATCCATCCCAATAAATAGATACTGGCTATTAGTCAGTTCTTCGATGGTCATCTTTAAAATTTCTAACTTTTCCTGTGGTTCAGGCAATGCTTCTACAGGAATATTTTTCTGTGCTGGCTTCAACCAAGGTACATAGGCAAAATTAAAAACTACAATTCTATCGGGATCTAAGGCTACAGTTTTCTTTACTGTTTCCCGAAAGGTTTGCAAGCTTTGATGAGGTAAACCATAAATTAAGTCTACATTTACACTGTCAAATTCAGCCGCTTTAATCCAACTCATCACATTAAATAACATTTCTTCTGGTTGGATGCGGTTAACAGCTACCTGCACTTGGGGATTAAAATCTTGAATACCAAAACTGATGCGGTTAAAGCCAATATCTCGGAGAAAGAAAATATATTCTTGGTCAACGTAGCGCGGGTTAATTTCGATGGAAATTTCTGCTTGGGGGTCGATTTGGAAATGACTAGTAATACTTTGCCACAAGAATTGTACTTGCTGAGGTTCTAAATAATTTGGTGTACCGCCACCCCAATGAACTTGCAAAACTTTTCTATCAGCATCAATTAAGTTGGCTGTATGCTTAATTTCTTTTACAAGATGCTCTAAGTAGGGTTTGGCGATATTCTTGTTATTGGAAATTACCGTATTACAACCGCAAAAGTAACAAGAACTTTGGCAAAACGGAATATGAAAATACAAAGATAGCGGTGAGTTACGCTGATTTGAAGCGGCGATCGCACTTTGATAATCGGTGGCGCTAAATCCTTCAGTTAACTGTGTAGCGGGTGGATAACTTGTATATCTAGGTGCAGGAGTGTCATATTTTTTGATCATATCCAGATCAAACTTGACACCAGGTGAAACAAAAACCATCAAAACCTCCAAGGTACTGCAACCACACCGCTTAGTGTCGTTACAAGGGATTCAAAATACCTTAGAAATCTGGCTACAAAATTCAACAACCTTTATCTACTGACTTGTTGAACTTTCGGCAAATGATATTTTGATTTCCGTCATAACTGACTAGTGGTTGGTTATATGGGTGTAGGGAAGAAGCAATTTGTTTTTTGACGCACAGCAAATTGCCAAGACAAGCCTGATGTTCTAGCTGCTTTTTAGTGTAGATATCAAAGCTAGAGTCTGATGTGTTGATTGAACAAATGTGGGGAAAAGGGAAACTTAATAATTTTTCCCTCATTTCCCTCAGATTACAGGTGCTTCAGTGCTACCTGGGTTATGGCTACTAGTCAAGTTATTAAACATTACTTGACCCAAAGCTTTAATTAAGTTGCCTTCTAAGTCTTTAGCCATTTGCATATTGAATTGGAAGGCGCTATTGGCTTCGGCAACAATTTTATCAGCCGTTGCTTCATCAACTGGTACAGAGTCTAATGCCTGACGATACTTGTCTTTAAATGCTTTTTTGTCAGGAATTTGCTCGAAGTTATAAAAAGATGTACCCTCATAGCCGGATAGCTTGAGGCTTGACTGAGCGACTTTTTGTAGCATCTGACCACCGGAAAGGTCGCCCATGTAGCGGGTGTAGGTATGCCCAATTAATAATGCAGGTGCGGTGGCAGAAAGTTCTCGAATATGCTTGATATAAGCTTGGGCGCTAGGTGAGGGTGAAATTAGGTTGCGCCATTCACTACCGTAGTAAAATACCATGTCTTTTTCTAAGGAAGCTTGGCGATTCAGTTCGGGAAAATAAATTGGTGCGATCGCCGGATTATTAATATGGCTCTTGATTGCTGCTTCTAGTTCAGTGTAAACAAAATACAAGTTGCTTAAAAATTTGGCGAAACTTTCTCTATCTACCACACCTTTCAAAAAACACTTCATGAATCCCACGTTTTCTGCTGCGGTGTGAGCTTTCTGAGTGCCAGAGCGCAGTTTGACGGCTAGATTGCTACTCATTGTTGCTTCCTTATTATTTAAGCGCCAGATTTTAGACAGCCACATTTACTTGCCTTGGCTGCCTCACGGTCAATACCAGAGTTCTTAGGGTTATTCTGGATGTAGAGAGGATGTGTATGAATCTATCTAGCAATTACCACTGCCTATATAGATTCAAACTATTTTTAGCCCCAAGACTATTTAACTATTAATGTCTTTATAACTATACAGCTATTAATAAATTTTTATATTTCCCTTAATGTGACGCAATAAAGCCAGAGGGGAAAGGATATGTAATATTTGAGCGATCGCCTAAAAAGTTTGGTTAAAACAGCGACAAAACTAGAAGGGTTTGTAATAAAGACTGAAGTCCTTACTACCCACTTACTTAATAAACATCATCATGTGAACCTATAGTTAGTAAAAATATGTCTTCCTGCCCCGAATCTGAGTTAACAATAAATTCAAATAAAATTCGATTATCATAACCTATTGAACAAGACCATACTCTCTCTAAGTCGCCCTTTAACTTGTGAGTACGTAAGCTTGAATTAAAAGGGTCTTCGGTTAACAATTGCAATACTTCTTCAATAGATGAACGTAACTGAGGATTCTTCTTAACTAAACGTTTAAATTTACGTACAAACCCCGGACGCCAAATTAAATTTGTCACTCATCTAACTCCGCCATTAAATCAGCGACAGTACCTTGTTTAATATTGCCTTGTTGATAATCACATCTAGCTTGTGCTATCTCTTGTAGCAGTTCATTTCTTCGCTGTTGGCTTAAACGCTGGCTAATAATATTAACAAGTATTGCCTGTTCCTCTGGAGCAAGAGATTCTACAACATCAAGTGCTTGTTGTAGTGTAGATATTTTCTTGGTCATTGGGTTAAATAAGATTTTGATAAGTCAATTATATCTATAATTTTCAGACGGGTTATTGCTGGTAAATATTCAGTGAGGGAAATTAGAAAAAGGAGGAGAAATAATCATAATTAATTACCTCCCCATTGCATTTATGACTGTTGATTACTTGTTTGAGCAGGCTGTGAACTGAGACGGTTTAAAATATCTAAAACTTCTTGCTCAAAAGCCACTTGAGCGCGGTTGGTTTTACCACCAACATATAAGCGATCGCCTTTTTTTAATGCCCAGATTTGCGAGTGTGAAAAGTAACTCATCACCACACCCAACATCAGGATGCCAAAACCAGTGTAAACAATTGGTATACCTGGATCAGCTTTGATTTGTAAGCCAGTGCTACCCACTACATCTAATATTTTCAAGGTAACGCCGTTGACCTGAGTAGACATTCCATTACGGACAGTATCAACAAGCTTACCTTGAGCATCGTAAATTAACACCATGCCTTGTAAGTCTTTAGCTAATAGGGAAACACCCTCACTCATATCTGGCTTAGTAGGAATCCAAGTTCCCCAGATACGTCCTTGACCTTTGGTATTCAAAAGTGCCATTGGTAGCTGGAAGATGGGGCTATTATTGACACGGACACGAACAGCAGAAATACCCCAATCAGTTTGATAAAAAGTTACGCCGTGATAACGCAGAGGTTGATTGACAAAAATCTTTTTGTGGTCAACTTCTTTACCTTCGTTATTTAAAACGGACATATCTGAGTAGAATTGGTCAATGCCACCTTTTGGGGTGTAATCAATCCAAAAACGATTAACTCGTACAGACCAATCTCTGGGGAATTGGGCGGGTGCTAAAGGCCCAGCATCGATAATATTTTTCACCTGGAAGGTATCGCCACTGGGAACCATTTCTTGGGCAACAAATCCAGTCATTGCCCCCCAAATTCCGCCCAAAAGGATAGTAACGATACCTATATGCACGATAATTGGGCCGATACGTCCAACTATTCCCTTACGGGCGTACAAGATATCATCTTTTTCTTGAAAAATTTTATAACTACGGTTTTGTAATAATTGAATTAAAGAATTGACAGAACCAGTATCTAGTTCTGCACTTAAAGCGAGTTTTTGAAATTGTCTTGGTTCTTCGTAATATTTCCAACGTTGGGCGGCTTTTAAAGCTGGTAATTGACGGGTAAAAGTACAAGCTGTCAGGCTAGTTCCAAATAAAACCAGTAAGGAGAGAAACCACCAAGTCCGATAAACATGATCTAACCCTACAACTTGAATTACCTTCCAGGAGAGGAAACCAAATAGAGCGGGGTGTTCTGGGTAGTTAGCTTGATAGAATGCTGGTGATTGTCCTTGCTCGATGACAGTACCAGTAACGCTGAAAAGAGCGATGATTAATAGAAGTGCGATCGCTAAACGTAAATCTGTCAGTACAGGTAAAAACTCTCGCCGT harbors:
- a CDS encoding biliverdin-producing heme oxygenase; the encoded protein is MSSNLAVKLRSGTQKAHTAAENVGFMKCFLKGVVDRESFAKFLSNLYFVYTELEAAIKSHINNPAIAPIYFPELNRQASLEKDMVFYYGSEWRNLISPSPSAQAYIKHIRELSATAPALLIGHTYTRYMGDLSGGQMLQKVAQSSLKLSGYEGTSFYNFEQIPDKKAFKDKYRQALDSVPVDEATADKIVAEANSAFQFNMQMAKDLEGNLIKALGQVMFNNLTSSHNPGSTEAPVI
- a CDS encoding type II toxin-antitoxin system RelE/ParE family toxin; translation: MTNLIWRPGFVRKFKRLVKKNPQLRSSIEEVLQLLTEDPFNSSLRTHKLKGDLERVWSCSIGYDNRILFEFIVNSDSGQEDIFLLTIGSHDDVY
- a CDS encoding cytochrome c biogenesis protein, translated to MTTDNSASSASPWWSVPGKVLRREFLPVLTDLRLAIALLLIIALFSVTGTVIEQGQSPAFYQANYPEHPALFGFLSWKVIQVVGLDHVYRTWWFLSLLVLFGTSLTACTFTRQLPALKAAQRWKYYEEPRQFQKLALSAELDTGSVNSLIQLLQNRSYKIFQEKDDILYARKGIVGRIGPIIVHIGIVTILLGGIWGAMTGFVAQEMVPSGDTFQVKNIIDAGPLAPAQFPRDWSVRVNRFWIDYTPKGGIDQFYSDMSVLNNEGKEVDHKKIFVNQPLRYHGVTFYQTDWGISAVRVRVNNSPIFQLPMALLNTKGQGRIWGTWIPTKPDMSEGVSLLAKDLQGMVLIYDAQGKLVDTVRNGMSTQVNGVTLKILDVVGSTGLQIKADPGIPIVYTGFGILMLGVVMSYFSHSQIWALKKGDRLYVGGKTNRAQVAFEQEVLDILNRLSSQPAQTSNQQS